A part of Eschrichtius robustus isolate mEscRob2 chromosome 20, mEscRob2.pri, whole genome shotgun sequence genomic DNA contains:
- the TMEM107 gene encoding transmembrane protein 107 isoform X3 — MGRISGLVPSRFLTLLAHLVVVITLFWSRDSNIQACLPLKFTPEEYEKQDMQLVAALSVTLALFAVELAGFFSGVSMFNSTQSLISIGAHCSASVALSFFIFERWECTTYWYIFVFCSAIPAITEIALFISVFGLKKKPF, encoded by the exons ATGGGTCGGATCTCGGGACTCGTGCCCTCTCGCTTTCTGACGCTCCTGGCGCATTTGGTGGTCGTCATCACCTTATTTTGGTCGCGG GACAGCAACATCCAGGCCTGCCTGCCTCTCAAGTTCACCCCGGAGGAGTATGAAAAGCAGGACATGCA gctggtGGCAGCGCTCTCTGTCACCCTGGCCCTCTTTGCAGTGGAGCTGGCCGGTTTCTTCTCAGGAGTTTCCATGTTCAACAGCACCCAGAGCCTCATCT CCATTGGGGCTCACTGTAGTGCATCTGTGGCCCTATCCTTCTTCATATTTGAGCGTTGGGAGTGCACCACGTACTGGTACATTTTTGTCTTCTGCAG TGCCATCCCAGCCATCACCGAAATAGCATTATTCATCAGCGTCTTTGGGCTGAAAAAGAAACCTTTCTGA